The Xanthomonas rydalmerensis genomic interval CGGCGTCCTCCAGCGCATGCTTGGCCAGATGCGCATCGATCAGGTGCTGGGCACGGTAGGCGATCTGCATGATCGGCTCCTCAGCCGTGTACGGCGACGTTGGCGACTTCGAGCGAGGCGCAGCGCATGCCCGGGGACGGGCGCTTGGCGCCGATGGCGAGGCAGGGCAAGGGCATGGCGCGTTCTCGCAGTGGAAGATCGGCAGAGTACGCCGTGGACGCAGGTCGCAGCCAGCCGACAGAAGCCCCTGTGCGTCAACAAACATCGACATAGGGTCAACGATTGTTGACCCGAGTAGACTGTTGCGCACCCAATTTGTTGACGCGCGCATGTCCGACACCCCCGCTACCGACGCCTCCGCCCCGGCCGAGAAGAAAGACTTCATCCGCCAGATCGTCCGCGAGGACCTGGCCAGCGGCAAGCACACGGCCATCCGCACCCGCTTCCCGCCCGAGCCCAACGGCTACCTGCACATCGGCCACGCCAAGGCGATCTGCCTGGACTTCGGCATCGCCGCCGAGTTCGCCGGGCGCTGCAACCTGCGCTTCGACGACACCAATCCGGCCAAGGAAGACCCCGAATTCGTCGCCGCGATCCAGGACGACGTGCGCTGGCTGGGCTTCGACTGGGCCGAGTTGCGCCACGCCTCGGACTATTTCGAGGTGTATTACCTGGCCGCCGAGAAGCTGATCCGCGACGGCCACGCTTTCGTCTGCGACCTCTCCGCCGAGCAGGTGCGCGAGTACCGCGGCACGCTCACCGAGCCCGGCCGCGACTCGCCGTACCGCACCCGGAGCGTCGAGGAGAACCTGGACCTGTTCCGGCGCATGCGCGCCGGCGAGTTCCCGGACGGTGCGCGCACCCTGCGCGCCAAGATCGACATGAGCAGCGGCAACATCAACCTGCGCGATCCGGCGCTGTACCGCATCAAGCACGTCGAGCACCAGAACACCGGCAACGCCTGGCCGATCTACCCGATGTACGACTTCGCGCATTCGCTGGGCGATGCCGTGGAAGGCATCACCCACTCGCTGTGCACGCTGGAGTTCGAGGACCACCGCCCGCTTTACGACTGGTGCGTGGACAAGGTCGACCTGGCCGGTCATCCGGAGCTGCTGCAGCCGCTGCTGGACAAGGGCCTGCCGCGCGAGGCGGGCAAGCCGCGGCAGATCGAGTTTTCGCGACTCAACATCAACTACACGGTGATGAGCAAGCGCAAGCTGACCCAACTGGTGACCGAAGGCCTGGTCGACGGCTGGGACGATCCGCGCATGTACACCCTGCAGGGCCTGCGCCGCCGCGGCTACACGCCGGCCGCGCTGCGCCTGCTGGTCGACCGCGTCGGCATCAGCAAGCAGAACTCGGTGATCGATTTCTCGGTGCTGGAAGGCTGCCTGCGCGAAGACCTGGACGCGCACGCCGCGCGGCGCATGGCGGTGATCGAGCCGCTGAAGCTGGTGTTGAGCAATCTCCCGGAAGGCCACAGCGAGACGTTGACCTTCTCCAACCATCCCAAGGACGACAGCTTCGGCACGCGCGAGGTGCCGTTCTCGCGCGAGCTGTGGATCGAGCACGAGGATTTCGCCGAAGTCCCGCCCAAGGGCTGGAAGCGGCTGGTGCCGGGCGGCGAAGTGCGCCTGCGCGGCGCCGGCATCGCCCGCGTCGACGAGGTGATCAAGAACGACGCCGGCGAGATCGTGGAACTGCGCGGCTGGCTCGACCCGGAATCGCGTCCGGGCATGGAAGGCGCCAACCGCAAGGTCAAGGGCACCATCCACTGGGTCAGCGCCGCCCACGCGGTGGAGGCGGAGATCCGCCTGTACGACCGCCTGTTCTCGGTGGAGAAGCCCGACGACGAGTCCGACGGCAAGACCTACCGCGACCACCTCAACCCCGACTCCAAGCGCAGCGTGCGTGGCTACGTCGAACCCGCCGCCGCGCAGGCCGCGCCGGAGCAGGCGTTCCAGTTCGAGCGCACCGGCTATTTCGTCGCCGACCGCTACGACCACCGCGCCGACGCGCCGGTGTTCAACCGCAGCGTGACCCTGCGCGATACCTGGAGTGCCGGCCAGGGCGGCGCCTGAGGCGTTGCTGCGCGTGTGGTCCTCACGGCCGCACGCGTCAGCGCACGCCATCGCCTGCAATGAGTCAGCGCCGGCCACGACCGGCGCACGGTATGCGCCGCCACATCGCCAGGCGCACCGCAACCGACCCGCTCGACGCGTCCGTAGGAGCGGCTTCAGCCGCGACAAGGCGTTACCGCGAATGCCCGGTCGCGGCTGAAGCCGCTCCTACAACGGCGGTGCCCGCATCGGGATCTTGCAAAAAACCCCAATCCCCAATCTCAGCCCTTCCCCTCACAACTACCCGCGCGCTAGCGTAACGGGCATGTCCCCCGCCGCCTCCCTCAGCCTGCGCAGCTACGGCCGCGACGGCGCCGCTCATCAGCATGGCCACGTGCAGCTGGTGCTGCCGCTGCACGGCACGCTGGAACTGGAAGTGGACGGCCGCGGCGGCTATCTGGACCGCTTCCGCGCCGCGGTGGTCGCGCCGCAGACCCGGCATGCGCAGTCCGCGCTGGACGCAAACCGCTTCCTGATCGTCGATTGCGCCACCGATGCGTTCGGCGACGATGCGCTGGAACGCCTGCGGCGACAGCCCTTTCTCGACCTGCCCCCGCCCTTGCAGGACCTGCTCGCCGCGCAGGCGCCGTATCCCGACCTCGACCTCACCCATGCTCGCGCCGGCGCAGCCGTGCTGGCCTGGCTGCAGGCGGACACCGCACCCCGTGGCTGGCAGCGGCTGCAGGCGCTGTGCCGACGCGTCGAGGCCGCGCCCGGCCAGGACTGGCCGGTGCGGCGCATGGCGCAGCTGGCGCACCTGAGCCCGAGCCGCCTGCACGCGCTGTTTCGCGCCGCGCTGGGGCGTACGCCGCAGGACTGGGTGGCGGCACGCCGGCTGGACTGGGTGCGCCAGCAACTGGCGCACGGTACTCGGCCGATCGCCACAATCGCCCAGGACAGCGGCTATGCCGACCAGAGCGCGCTGACCCACGCGCTGAAGCGCAGCACCGGGCAGACGCCGGCCGCCTACCGCCGCCGTCATCGTCCAGCACCAGGACAGGAGTCTGGGACAAGCCGGCGCCCGCCGCTGGCGGCATGCTGAGCCGACACCGCAGCAACGGAACCGGAACGCATGCGCGAACGTCTATGGGCAGGGGTCGGCAGCGGCATGGCCGCGGGCGCGCTGTGGGGACTGGTGTTCCTGGTGCCGCAACTGCTGAGCGCCTTCTCGCCGCTGCAACTGGCGGTCTCGCGCTACCTGGCCTATGGCGCCATCGCCGCCCTGGTGCTGCTGCCGCGCTGGCGCACCGCGACCGCGCCGCTGGGTGCCGCCGAATGGTGGGCGCTGCTGCGCCTGAGCCTGCTCGGCAACATCGTCTACTACGTGCTGCTGGGCAGCGCCGTGCAGTGGGCCGGCGGCGCCGCCACCGCGCTGATCATCGGCCTGTTGCCGGCGGCGGTCACCGTGATCGGCTCGCGCGCGGCCGGCGCAGTGCGGTTGCGCCGGCTCGCCGCGCCCTGCGCGCTGTGCGTGCTCGGCGTGGCGCTGGTCGCGGCGCAGACCCTGGCCGTCGCACGGCCGCATATTCCGGCCAGCCTCGGCCTGCGCGCGGCCGGGTTGGCGTGCGCGGTCGGCGCGCTGGCGTGCTGGACCGCCTATTCGATCAAGAACGCGCGCTGGCTGCGGCGACGCCCGGACCTGTCCGGCCGCGACTGGTCGCTGCTGACCGGCGTGGTCACCGGCGCGCTGGCCCTGGTACTGGCGCTGCCGGCCTTCGCCCTGGCCGACACGACACATGCCGGCCCCGACTGGATGCGCTTCTGGGGCCTGGCGCTGGTGCTGGCGCTGTTCGCCTCGGTGATCGGCAACGCCTGCTGGAACCACGCCAGCCGGCTGCTGCCGCTGACCCTGGTCGGGCAGATGATCGTGTTCGAGACGGTCTTCGCGCTGCTGTACGGCTTCCTGTGGGAGCAGCGCTGGCCGAACCCGCTGGAACTGCTGGCGATCGCCTGCCTGCTCGGCGGCGTGCTGTGGTGCACCCTGGTGCATGCGCGGCCGCAATCCCCTGCGCACGAAGCCAAGCCCGGTTAAGCCACGCCGCCTAGACTGGCGCAGGTCCTCCCCACGGGAATCGCGCCATGCACACCGTCCTGCGCCGTAGCTGCCCCGCCCTCGCCCTGACCATCGCACTCGCCGGCTGCGCCTCCTCCACCGCCTCGTCCGGCGCGGCCCCGGATTCAGCCGCCACCGCCAGCGCACCGGCAACGACCGGCAAGTGCGACGCGGTCCCCGACCACGCCTACGACCTGCCGGCCGGGCGCTTCGATGAGGTAGCGCAGCAACTGGCCCACGCCACCGGCTGCATGGTCGTGTACCGCGACCCCAGCCTCGCGTCGCTGCCGGTCAACGCGGTGAAGGGACAAGTCAGCATCCGCCAGGCGCTGCACCAGGCACTGGACGGCACCGCGTTGCGGATCGCACAGGACAGCGCAGACGCGATGACCGTCGTGCGCCGCTGACCCGGCGGCGGCGCGGTGGGTTGCTACCATGGCCGCACTCCACCGCACGGAAGGTCGCCATGCCCCGCCATTTCGCGTCGTTGCTGTGTTCCCTGTGCCTGATCGCCGGCATGTTGCTGTCCAGCGCCTGCGCGCGCAGCGAAACCGCCAAACCGTCGGAACCGGCGCCGGCACCCACGGCGTCCGCGCCAGGCCTGCCGATCAAGGTCGACAGCAGTTGCCGCACCGATGCCGACTGCACCGTCAAGAACGTCGGCAACTGCTGCGGCGCGATGCCGGCGTGCGTCAACCGCGACAGCCCCACCGATCCACAGGGGGTGATGGCGCAGTGCCAGGCCAGCGGGCGCATGAGCGTGTGCGGCTCGCGCGCCATCGCCGGCTGCTCCTGCGTGGCCGGGCAATGCAGCGCGCGCCCCGCGCAAGCCGATACACTGCGCGCCCCCCAGCCTGCCGAACCCGTCCGCTGATGCTCTACGCGCAAGTCCACCTCACCCTGCCCGCCTGGATCCACGAAGCGGTCGATCCGCAGGCCGTCTACGCCAGCGACGCCGACAAGGTGGCGCTGGCGGTGGAACTGTCGCGACTGAACGTGGACGCCGGCAGCGGCGGCCCGTTCGGTGCGGCGGTGTTCGGCCCGGACCACCGCATCATCGCCGTCGGCGTGAACCGGGTGGTGCCGCAGACCACCTCGCTCGCGCATGCCGAGAACATGGCCTACATGCTGGCCCAGCAGCGCCTGCAGACCCCGCGCTTGAACGCGGTGCTGTCGCCGGTGACCCTGGCCACCTCCTCGCAGCCGTGCTGCCAGTGCTACGGCGCGACCATCTGGGCCGGCATCGACCGCCTGCTGATCGGCGCCAGCGCCGAGGACGTGATGGCGCTGACCCCGTTCGACGAAGGCCCGCTGCCGGCCGACTGGGTCGGCGAACTGCAGCGCCGCGGCATCGAGGTGGTGCGCGGCCTGCACCGCGACGCCGCCTGCGCGGTGCTGCGCCGCTACGGCGAACTCGACAGCCCCCGCTACTGACGCCGCCGGCGAAGGCTTGCCCATGTCCCCCGAGAACGGCCCGCTGGTCCATGGCCTGTTGTGCTACTGCCGGCCCGGCTTCGAACCCGAACTGGCGGGCGAGCTCAACGCCCGCGCGGGCGAGGCCGGGCTGGCCGCCTACGCGCGCACCGAGCGCAACAGCGGCTATGCGTTGCTGCTCGCCGACACCGCGGTGCCGGCGCAGGCGCTGCCCTGGCGCGGGCTGATCTTCGCCCGGCAGAAGCTGCACCTGCTGGCCGAACTGCGCGAACTGCCGGCCAGCGACCGCATCGCACCGATCCTGCAGGCGCTGGCCGGGCAGCCGCGCTTCGGCGACCTGTGGGTCGAACATCCGGACTCGGACGCCGGCAAGCCGCTGTCGGGCCTGGCGCGTAGCTTCGGCAACGCGCTGCGACCCGCCCTGCGCAAGGCCGGCCTGCTCAGCGACAAGCCGCAGCCGCGGCTGCCGCGCCTGCACGTCTGCTTCGTGACCGGCACCCACGCCCTGCTCGCGGTGGCCGACAGCGAGGACAGCGCGCCGTGGCCGCTGGGCATTCCGCGCCTGAAGCTGTTGCCGGAGGCCCCCTCGCGCTCGGCACTGAAACTGGAGGAAGCGCTGCTGGCACTGCTGACCCCGCACGAGCGCGAGACGCTGCTGCGCCCGGGCATGCGCGCCGCCGACCTCGGCGCCGCCCCCGGCGGCTGGACCTGGGTGCTGACCCGCCAGCACCTGCACGTGACCAGCGTGGACAACGGTCCGCTGCGCCAGCACGTGCTCGACAGCGGCCTGGTCGACCACCTGCGCGCCGACGGCTTCCACTGGAAACCACCGCAACCATTGGACTGGATGGTCTGCGACATGGTCGAGCAACCGCGCCGTGTCGCCGAGCGCATGGCCACCTGGTTCCGCGAGGGCTGGTGCCGGCACGCGATCTTCAATCTGAAGCTGCCGATGAAGAAACGCTGGGATGAGACCCGGCTATGCCTGGACCTGTTCGCCGAACGCGCCGAGCGCCCGCTGCAGCTGCGCGCCAAGCAGCTCTACCACGACCGCGAAGAGATCACGGTGCTGGCGATACCGGGCTGAGCGGCGGCGCGTCCACATCCGGCGTTTCGTAGGCGCGGCTTTAGCCGCGATGGGCTTTCCCGATAACGCCCATCGCGGCTAAAGCCGCGCCTACCAAGAGCGCATTGGCTCCGCTCGCCGCTACAGCACGATCCGCGCCCCATCCGCACGCGCCGAACGCTGGATCGCCTCGACGATGCGGATGTCGCGCAGGCCTTCTTCGCCGGGCACGCGCAGCGGCGTGCCGTGCAGGATCGCCAGCGCGTCCTCGTCCATCTGCAGCGCCTGCTGGTGCCGCACCCGCGCGTCGAACAGGCGGCCGTCGCTGGCCCGGCCGCGCACGCCGTCGTAGGCCTGGAACGGCGCCAGTTCGTACCAGCCGTTCGCGCACTCGGCGCGCAGCAGGTTCATGGTGCGGCCGAAGCTGGCCGCGCAGGTGGCGGTCACCTCGTGCGGGAATTCCAGGGTGAAATGCATGTGCTCGTCGACCTCGTCGAACAGCGCCGGCCGCTCCGTGGAACGCCGCGCGCTGACCGCCAGCGGCTCGGTGCCGGTCGTGTAGCGCGCCGCGTTGAGCGGATACACGCCCATGTCGTACATCGCCCCACCGCCATACTCCGCGCGCAGCCGCCATGGCCGCTGCGCCGGGTCGGTGTCGCCATAGCCGGCGTAGCCCGCCTCCGCGCGCACGCGGCGCATCGCCCCGAACGGGCGTTCGCCGGCCAGGGCAATGAGGCGTCGGGTATTGGGCTCGTGCTGCATGCGGTAGCCGATGCTCAGCCGCACCTTGTTGCGCGCGCAGGTCTCGATCATCGCCTGCGCCTGCTCGGCATGCAGCGCCATCGGCTTCTCGCACCACACGTGCTTGCCGGCGGCGGCGGCGCGGATGCTCAGCGGCGCGTGCAGGTGCGGCGGCGTGACCACGTAGACCACGTCGATGTCCGGGTTGTCGGCGATGCGCTCCAGGTCGTCGTAGCTGTAGACGTTGCGATCCGGGATGCGATAGCGCGCCTGCCACTGCGGGATCTTCTGCGGCGAGCCGGTGACGATGCCGGCCAGGCGACAATGCCTGGTCAGAGTGAGACCCGGCGCCAGACGGCTGCTGGCGTACTCGCCCAGCCCGACCAGGGCCACGCCCAGCGGCTTGCGCCGCCGCGATGGCGTCGCCGCCCACCCCATCGGTCCCAGCATGCCGGCACCGGCCGCGGACAGGCCGGCAAGCAACAGACGGCGGCGATTCGGCGAGGAAGGTGACATGCGCGACTCCAACCGGACGGTCTCTGCACCCTACCCGCATGCGCCGCATCGGCACTGTGAGCCACATCGCGCGATGCGCCATGGCCTCTGGCACACTGCCGCCTCCGCTTTTCCCGGAGACGCCGATGCGCTGCCGCCCACTGCTCGCCGCCCTCGCCCTGCTGCTGGCTGCCCCGGCCGGCGCGCAGGAGCACCTGTTCCAGGCCCGCGACCTGGTCGGCGACGGCGTGTTCACCGACAAGATCGAAGGTCCTGCGACCGGCCCCGATGGTGCGCTGTACGTGGTCAACTTCGCCCACGACGGCAGCATCGGCCGGGTCCAGCACGATGCCGAGGGCCGTGCGCAAGCCACCTTGTTCGTGGATCTGCCTGACGGCAGCATCGGCAACGGCATCCGCTTCGACCGCCGCGGGCGCATGTATGTGGCTGACTACGGTAAACATCGCATTCTGCGCATCGCCCTGCGCAGCAAGCGCATCGAGGTCTACGCCGCGCTGCCGGGCGCGTTCCAGCCCAACGACATCGCAATGGCGCCGGACGGCACCCTGTACGCCAGCGACCCGGACTGGAAGCACAACGGCGGCCAGCTGTGGCGCATCGACCGCGACCGCAGCGCGCATCTGATCGAGACCGGCATGGGCACCACCAACGGCATCGAGGTCAGCCCCGACGGCAAGCGCCTGTACGTCAACGA includes:
- a CDS encoding glutamine--tRNA ligase/YqeY domain fusion protein; translated protein: MSDTPATDASAPAEKKDFIRQIVREDLASGKHTAIRTRFPPEPNGYLHIGHAKAICLDFGIAAEFAGRCNLRFDDTNPAKEDPEFVAAIQDDVRWLGFDWAELRHASDYFEVYYLAAEKLIRDGHAFVCDLSAEQVREYRGTLTEPGRDSPYRTRSVEENLDLFRRMRAGEFPDGARTLRAKIDMSSGNINLRDPALYRIKHVEHQNTGNAWPIYPMYDFAHSLGDAVEGITHSLCTLEFEDHRPLYDWCVDKVDLAGHPELLQPLLDKGLPREAGKPRQIEFSRLNINYTVMSKRKLTQLVTEGLVDGWDDPRMYTLQGLRRRGYTPAALRLLVDRVGISKQNSVIDFSVLEGCLREDLDAHAARRMAVIEPLKLVLSNLPEGHSETLTFSNHPKDDSFGTREVPFSRELWIEHEDFAEVPPKGWKRLVPGGEVRLRGAGIARVDEVIKNDAGEIVELRGWLDPESRPGMEGANRKVKGTIHWVSAAHAVEAEIRLYDRLFSVEKPDDESDGKTYRDHLNPDSKRSVRGYVEPAAAQAAPEQAFQFERTGYFVADRYDHRADAPVFNRSVTLRDTWSAGQGGA
- a CDS encoding AraC family transcriptional regulator: MSPAASLSLRSYGRDGAAHQHGHVQLVLPLHGTLELEVDGRGGYLDRFRAAVVAPQTRHAQSALDANRFLIVDCATDAFGDDALERLRRQPFLDLPPPLQDLLAAQAPYPDLDLTHARAGAAVLAWLQADTAPRGWQRLQALCRRVEAAPGQDWPVRRMAQLAHLSPSRLHALFRAALGRTPQDWVAARRLDWVRQQLAHGTRPIATIAQDSGYADQSALTHALKRSTGQTPAAYRRRHRPAPGQESGTSRRPPLAAC
- a CDS encoding DMT family transporter; translated protein: MRERLWAGVGSGMAAGALWGLVFLVPQLLSAFSPLQLAVSRYLAYGAIAALVLLPRWRTATAPLGAAEWWALLRLSLLGNIVYYVLLGSAVQWAGGAATALIIGLLPAAVTVIGSRAAGAVRLRRLAAPCALCVLGVALVAAQTLAVARPHIPASLGLRAAGLACAVGALACWTAYSIKNARWLRRRPDLSGRDWSLLTGVVTGALALVLALPAFALADTTHAGPDWMRFWGLALVLALFASVIGNACWNHASRLLPLTLVGQMIVFETVFALLYGFLWEQRWPNPLELLAIACLLGGVLWCTLVHARPQSPAHEAKPG
- a CDS encoding STN domain-containing protein, yielding MHTVLRRSCPALALTIALAGCASSTASSGAAPDSAATASAPATTGKCDAVPDHAYDLPAGRFDEVAQQLAHATGCMVVYRDPSLASLPVNAVKGQVSIRQALHQALDGTALRIAQDSADAMTVVRR
- a CDS encoding nucleoside deaminase yields the protein MLYAQVHLTLPAWIHEAVDPQAVYASDADKVALAVELSRLNVDAGSGGPFGAAVFGPDHRIIAVGVNRVVPQTTSLAHAENMAYMLAQQRLQTPRLNAVLSPVTLATSSQPCCQCYGATIWAGIDRLLIGASAEDVMALTPFDEGPLPADWVGELQRRGIEVVRGLHRDAACAVLRRYGELDSPRY
- the rlmM gene encoding 23S rRNA (cytidine(2498)-2'-O)-methyltransferase RlmM, whose translation is MSPENGPLVHGLLCYCRPGFEPELAGELNARAGEAGLAAYARTERNSGYALLLADTAVPAQALPWRGLIFARQKLHLLAELRELPASDRIAPILQALAGQPRFGDLWVEHPDSDAGKPLSGLARSFGNALRPALRKAGLLSDKPQPRLPRLHVCFVTGTHALLAVADSEDSAPWPLGIPRLKLLPEAPSRSALKLEEALLALLTPHERETLLRPGMRAADLGAAPGGWTWVLTRQHLHVTSVDNGPLRQHVLDSGLVDHLRADGFHWKPPQPLDWMVCDMVEQPRRVAERMATWFREGWCRHAIFNLKLPMKKRWDETRLCLDLFAERAERPLQLRAKQLYHDREEITVLAIPG
- a CDS encoding Gfo/Idh/MocA family protein; translation: MSPSSPNRRRLLLAGLSAAGAGMLGPMGWAATPSRRRKPLGVALVGLGEYASSRLAPGLTLTRHCRLAGIVTGSPQKIPQWQARYRIPDRNVYSYDDLERIADNPDIDVVYVVTPPHLHAPLSIRAAAAGKHVWCEKPMALHAEQAQAMIETCARNKVRLSIGYRMQHEPNTRRLIALAGERPFGAMRRVRAEAGYAGYGDTDPAQRPWRLRAEYGGGAMYDMGVYPLNAARYTTGTEPLAVSARRSTERPALFDEVDEHMHFTLEFPHEVTATCAASFGRTMNLLRAECANGWYELAPFQAYDGVRGRASDGRLFDARVRHQQALQMDEDALAILHGTPLRVPGEEGLRDIRIVEAIQRSARADGARIVL
- a CDS encoding SMP-30/gluconolactonase/LRE family protein — its product is MRCRPLLAALALLLAAPAGAQEHLFQARDLVGDGVFTDKIEGPATGPDGALYVVNFAHDGSIGRVQHDAEGRAQATLFVDLPDGSIGNGIRFDRRGRMYVADYGKHRILRIALRSKRIEVYAALPGAFQPNDIAMAPDGTLYASDPDWKHNGGQLWRIDRDRSAHLIETGMGTTNGIEVSPDGKRLYVNESVQRRIWVYDRAADGAVSNKRLFASFADAGLDGMRCDVDGNLYVARYDAGKVIVLAPDGTLLHEVATKGRKPTNLAFGGADGRDVDVTLQDRGAIETFRSDRPGREYGR